The genome window TTAAGGCTTCAAAAATATCGGCTATGGCCATCATACGGGCTGGTATCGACATTTGGTCTCTCGTCAGACCTTTGGGATAACCAGTACCGTCCATTTTTTCATGATGACCACAAGCAAACTCGGGCACCCTTTGTAAATGTTTAGGGAAAGGCAAAGACTCCAGCATATCGACGGTAATATTCATATGACGGTTGATGATCTGCCTTTCCTCCGGAGTTAAGGTGCCACGGGCTATACTCAGGTTGTAAATTTCATTATCAGATAACAGATTTTGTTCCTGTCCCGCTATGCAAATCTGCAACTGACGACCACAATCAGCGACCTGCTGCTGATCGTCTTTGTCCATAAACTCGCCACCTATATTAGCTTTGCGCAAAAAATCGCGCTGCGCGTCCAAAGCAGCCAGTCCTTGTGCCAGTTGCTGTTGCAACAATGCAATTTGTGCCTGATCCTGCTGGTGAGACGCAAGATACAAAGGTCCGGCAAGACTTAGTTCGAAATCCCGTTTGGCTATCTCTATTTTGGCGTCGACCAGCTCTATCCTGTCGAAAATGGTCTGTAATTTACTAGCCTTATCCATCACATGTTCTGGCGTGGCAATTTTACCGCAGTCATGTAACCAACCCGCCACACTTAACTCATGCCGGTCAGCATCCGTCAGCACAAAGTCTGCTAAAGGTCCGCTGTTATGATGATGAGCCGCATTCGCCAGCATCATGGTCAGCTCCGGAACCCGCTTACAGTGTCCGCCAGTGTAAGGGGACTTTTCATCTATAGCTTTGGCGATCAGACGGGCTATGCCCTGAAATAACTCTTCCATGTTTTCAATCAACTGCTTATTGGTCAGTGCCACAGCAGCTAAAGAAGCCAATGAACGCACCAATTCCATTTGCTGAGTTGAAAATGCACTGACTTTGCCATCCACTGTGGCATTAATCAGTTGCAATACACCATTGAGCTCGCCCTCATGATTTTTCATCGGGATAGTCAGCACCGACTGGGTATGATAACCAGTCCGCTGATCCATACTGCGCGCAGCGCTTAGGTCATATTGCTGACAAGCATAAGCATCAGGAATATGGATCATTTCACCTTCAGCGGCAGCAATAGCCACTATAGCGTGTTGATTCACCTGGCCTTCTTTGTAAATGGGGATAGAAGGAAAAGGGATAGGCACGCCAGAGCTACCGCCCATATACATATTCAGCGAGTTGTTGATCAAGGTCTCAAATTTCAGACTCTTGTCAGCCGTCACTGAATAAATAGTGCCACCGTCTGCCTGAGTTAAAGTTTGAGCACTGGTTAAAATACGCTCCAGCAGACGGGTTGTATCCCGCTCTACCGATAACGAAATGCCTATGTCTATCAAATGTCGTAATACTGAAGGTTCAGTCATCATTTTTCACTGCCATGACTACTTTTCTGCATGAGTATAGACCCCATCCCAATCTGCACCAGTCTGATGCGTACGGTAATGAGTCAGTCGTTCGAGATACAAGCTGTATAACTTATCGTTATAGCACTGATACAACGAGGCCCAGAGCTGTTCGGCCTCGTTCCAGTCTTGCTGCCAATACAATACAAGTGCTTGTTCATGCCGCTGCAAAGCAGCTACAAAGTCTGGGTTAGTTAGTAAGTCGGGATCCACAGGTTCATAAATAATGACTGCTTCTGTTTTACCCTTCACTTTGACTTTGTCTATGGTACGAAAAGTCATGTTTTGGCATTGTTGTGCCGTCATCTGGCTCACCAAAAACCGCACGCCATAATATTTAGTCAGACTTTCCAGTCGGGAGCCTAAATTCACAGCATCACCAAGTACGGTATAAGCACGACGATACTCCGACCCCATATCACCCACATTCATTTCGCCCGTATTAATACCAACCCCAATATCGATGGCGGGCAAACCATCTAAAACAAAA of Rheinheimera sp. MM224 contains these proteins:
- a CDS encoding HD family phosphohydrolase; amino-acid sequence: MMTEPSVLRHLIDIGISLSVERDTTRLLERILTSAQTLTQADGGTIYSVTADKSLKFETLINNSLNMYMGGSSGVPIPFPSIPIYKEGQVNQHAIVAIAAAEGEMIHIPDAYACQQYDLSAARSMDQRTGYHTQSVLTIPMKNHEGELNGVLQLINATVDGKVSAFSTQQMELVRSLASLAAVALTNKQLIENMEELFQGIARLIAKAIDEKSPYTGGHCKRVPELTMMLANAAHHHNSGPLADFVLTDADRHELSVAGWLHDCGKIATPEHVMDKASKLQTIFDRIELVDAKIEIAKRDFELSLAGPLYLASHQQDQAQIALLQQQLAQGLAALDAQRDFLRKANIGGEFMDKDDQQQVADCGRQLQICIAGQEQNLLSDNEIYNLSIARGTLTPEERQIINRHMNITVDMLESLPFPKHLQRVPEFACGHHEKMDGTGYPKGLTRDQMSIPARMMAIADIFEALTASDRPYKDGKPLSECLMIMGRMKQNQHIDPDLFDIFIDQKVYLQYAEQFLKPGQLDEIDHSRIPGYLPPEQRYSTK